A genomic segment from Glycine soja cultivar W05 chromosome 18, ASM419377v2, whole genome shotgun sequence encodes:
- the LOC114396731 gene encoding uncharacterized protein LOC114396731 isoform X1: MAGIKRRLCSDSDIHALHKELDEVSCPICMDHPHNAVLLLCSSHEKGCRSYICDTSYRHSNCLDRFKKMRDNSKENQNLPSSLVNTNNSGNSFDVNITVQSDMHDVNDLHQNEINTLLSVGLAQGSRQGDAQDPSRHLDQHDEGILETADSETLQDRAVLEDLDADASESKLNLKCPLCRGSVLNWEVVEEARNYLNMKKRSCSRDSCSFVGDYLELRRHARRVHPTSRPSNVDPTRERAWRHFERQREYGDIVSAIQSAMPGAVLVGDYALENGDGIGRLQDERVEGNIDNANRPWLATTILFQMMDSTIEIVREPRAHSSAWTRHRRSSERRRYLWGESLLGLHDNDIEDDLRIFRDAGEDASPVPRRRRRLTRTRSNEDQP; this comes from the coding sequence ATGGCTGGTATTAAGAGAAGATTATGTAGTGATTCAGATATTCATGCTCTTCACAAAGAATTGGATGAAGTTTCATGTCCTATCTGCATGGACCATCCACATAATGCTGTTCTCCTCCTTTGCAGCTCTCATGAGAAGGGCTGCAGATCTTACATTTGTGATACAAGTTATAGACATTCAAATTGCCTGGAccgatttaaaaaaatgagggaCAATTCTAAGGAGAACCAAAATTTACCCAGTTCTTTAGTAAACACAAACAATTCTGGTAATAGTTTTGATGTTAACATTACTGTGCAATCTGACATGCATGATGTTAATGATCTCcatcaaaatgaaattaatactcTATTATCTGTTGGACTTGCTCAAGGATCAAGACAGGGTGATGCCCAAGATCCAAGTAGGCATTTAGACCAACATGATGAAGGGATTTTAGAAACTGCTGATTCTGAGACCTTGCAGGACAGGGCTGTGCTTGAGGATTTAGATGCAGATGCATCTGAGTCAAAATTAAACTTGAAATGCCCTTTATGTAGAGGCTCAGTATTGAACTGGGAGGTGGTTGAAGAGGCTAGAAATTATCTGAACATGAAGAAGAGAAGTTGCTCAAGGGACTCGTGCTCATTTGTTGGTGATTATCTGGAATTGCGTAGGCATGCAAGGAGAGTTCATCCTACTTCTCGTCCCTCTAATGTTGATCCTACAAGAGAAAGAGCCTGGCGACATTTTGAGCGCCAAAGAGAATATGGTGATATTGTGAGTGCTATTCAGTCTGCCATGCCTGGAGCTGTGCTAGTTGGGGACTATGCTCTTGAGAACGGAGATGGTATTGGTAGGTTACAAGATGAACGTGTTGAAGGCAACATTGACAATGCTAACAGGCCTTGGTTAGCCACCACTATCTTGTTTCAGATGATGGATAGCACCATTGAAATTGTTAGGGAACCAAGAGCACATTCGAGTGCATGGACAAGGCACCGTCGTTCATCTGAACGTCGGCGCTATCTGTGGGGTGAGAGTTTACTGGGTCTTcatgataatgacattgaggaTGATCTACGTATATTTAGGGATGCAGGTGAAGATGCATCTCCTGTGCCAAGGAGGCGTCGGCGTTTGACCCGGACAAGGTCCAATGAAGATCAACCTTGA
- the LOC114396731 gene encoding uncharacterized protein LOC114396731 isoform X2, which yields MAGIKRRLCSDSDIHALHKELDEVSCPICMDHPHNAVLLLCSSHEKGCRSYICDTSYRHSNCLDRFKKMRDNSKENQNLPSSLVNTNNSGSRQGDAQDPSRHLDQHDEGILETADSETLQDRAVLEDLDADASESKLNLKCPLCRGSVLNWEVVEEARNYLNMKKRSCSRDSCSFVGDYLELRRHARRVHPTSRPSNVDPTRERAWRHFERQREYGDIVSAIQSAMPGAVLVGDYALENGDGIGRLQDERVEGNIDNANRPWLATTILFQMMDSTIEIVREPRAHSSAWTRHRRSSERRRYLWGESLLGLHDNDIEDDLRIFRDAGEDASPVPRRRRRLTRTRSNEDQP from the exons ATGGCTGGTATTAAGAGAAGATTATGTAGTGATTCAGATATTCATGCTCTTCACAAAGAATTGGATGAAGTTTCATGTCCTATCTGCATGGACCATCCACATAATGCTGTTCTCCTCCTTTGCAGCTCTCATGAGAAGGGCTGCAGATCTTACATTTGTGATACAAGTTATAGACATTCAAATTGCCTGGAccgatttaaaaaaatgagggaCAATTCTAAGGAGAACCAAAATTTACCCAGTTCTTTAGTAAACACAAACAATTCTG GATCAAGACAGGGTGATGCCCAAGATCCAAGTAGGCATTTAGACCAACATGATGAAGGGATTTTAGAAACTGCTGATTCTGAGACCTTGCAGGACAGGGCTGTGCTTGAGGATTTAGATGCAGATGCATCTGAGTCAAAATTAAACTTGAAATGCCCTTTATGTAGAGGCTCAGTATTGAACTGGGAGGTGGTTGAAGAGGCTAGAAATTATCTGAACATGAAGAAGAGAAGTTGCTCAAGGGACTCGTGCTCATTTGTTGGTGATTATCTGGAATTGCGTAGGCATGCAAGGAGAGTTCATCCTACTTCTCGTCCCTCTAATGTTGATCCTACAAGAGAAAGAGCCTGGCGACATTTTGAGCGCCAAAGAGAATATGGTGATATTGTGAGTGCTATTCAGTCTGCCATGCCTGGAGCTGTGCTAGTTGGGGACTATGCTCTTGAGAACGGAGATGGTATTGGTAGGTTACAAGATGAACGTGTTGAAGGCAACATTGACAATGCTAACAGGCCTTGGTTAGCCACCACTATCTTGTTTCAGATGATGGATAGCACCATTGAAATTGTTAGGGAACCAAGAGCACATTCGAGTGCATGGACAAGGCACCGTCGTTCATCTGAACGTCGGCGCTATCTGTGGGGTGAGAGTTTACTGGGTCTTcatgataatgacattgaggaTGATCTACGTATATTTAGGGATGCAGGTGAAGATGCATCTCCTGTGCCAAGGAGGCGTCGGCGTTTGACCCGGACAAGGTCCAATGAAGATCAACCTTGA